The nucleotide window GAAATGTTGACAAGATGATTGAATAGATTATAATTAACTTTATTAATTCCGACTAAACTAATTAGTTTTATGAGAATAGGGTGATTAGATTGTTTATAGAAATCAGCAATGTCCACAAACAGTACGCAGACAAAAATAATCACCAGGTTGATATTTTAAAAGATATTAATCTAGGAGTGAATAAAGGTGAGTTTGTATCCATTCTCGGCCCATCAGGGTGTGGTAAATCTACGCTTCTTTCAATTGTCGCAGGCCTGACTCCCGCAACAAGTGGAGAAATAGTGGTTTCAGGCAAGAAAATTGAAAAGCCGGGAAAGGACAGGGGGATGGTGTTCCAGCAGGCGGCGTTGTTTCCATGGCTGAATGTGCTTGAAAATGTCATCTTTCCATTAAAGAAAGAAATGCCAAAGAAACAGGCTGAAGAGGAAGCGAAGAAATACTTGCAGATGGTGCAGCTGAGCAATTATCTGTCCCATTACCCCCATGAGCTGTCAGGCGGCATGCAGCAGCGTGTGGCGATTGCCAGGGCGCTTGCGATGAACCCTGATATCCTCCTGATGGATGAACCGTTTGGAGCACTGGATGAACAAACCCGTTCGCGTCTTCATGATCAACTGGAGACAATCTGGTCAGAGACGCAAAAAACGATTTTATTCGTAACACACAGTATCTCTGAATCCATTAAGCTTTCAGATCGAATCATCGTTATGGGGACGAAGCCGGGCGTAATCCTGAAGGATATCAAAGTGGAAATTCCAAGGCCTCGACATGAACATAAAAAAGAAATGGTCGAGCTTGAAGAATATATCATGGGCTTCCTGAAGAAGGAGAT belongs to Mesobacillus sp. AQ2 and includes:
- a CDS encoding ABC transporter ATP-binding protein translates to MFIEISNVHKQYADKNNHQVDILKDINLGVNKGEFVSILGPSGCGKSTLLSIVAGLTPATSGEIVVSGKKIEKPGKDRGMVFQQAALFPWLNVLENVIFPLKKEMPKKQAEEEAKKYLQMVQLSNYLSHYPHELSGGMQQRVAIARALAMNPDILLMDEPFGALDEQTRSRLHDQLETIWSETQKTILFVTHSISESIKLSDRIIVMGTKPGVILKDIKVEIPRPRHEHKKEMVELEEYIMGFLKKEIDKVIREELAHESKH